The sequence below is a genomic window from Sorangiineae bacterium MSr12523.
CAGGCAGCCATCGACGAAGCCCATCGACACGGCCTTCGCGTGGCCGCGCACATTCACGACTTGGGCGATGCCAAAGCGGCCGTGCGCGCCGGCGTGGACATTCTGGCGCACGGCGTGCGCGATCAGGTCGTCGATGGTGAGCTGACGAATCTGCTCAAAGAGCATGCGACATGGTACGTGCCAACACTGCAATTGGATGAATCGGCATTCGTGTATGCGGATCGTCCGGCATGGACCACGGAACCGTTCGTGCAGCGTGCCTTGCACCCCGACGTGCGCGCGCAATTCGAGGACCCCGCATGGCGCGAACGGATTTTGGCCGCGCCCGCAACGCAGGCCGCGCGGGCGGCTCTGGCAATGAATCTTCGCAATCTGAAGATCCTCCACGATGCGGGTGTGGCCATTGGCTTTGGAACCGACTCCGGTGCGACGCCACTTCGTATTCCGGGGGTTGCCGAGCATCGCGAGCTCGTCTTGATGGTGGAGGCCGGGCTTACACCGCTCCAGGCCATTGGGATTGCCACGCGCGATGCCGCGGCCGTGCTTCGCCTTGGCGATCGCGGGACCCTCGCGCCTGGAAAGCTGGCCGACTTCGTCGTCGTGGATCGGGACCCCTTGCAAGCCATTGCAAATACCCAGAGCATTGCCGCCGTGTGGCATCGCGGCCAATGCGCGGGCTGCAATGCGACCTATTTGGCGCGATAATTCGTCAATAGCGCTTGGGTCGAAGGATGGCGTTGGCTCGTTTCAGGTCCTGCGTGTCGAAGCCCTCGGTGAACCGATCGTACACGGCGGCGAGCAGGTCGTGCGCCTCCGTGTGTCGGTTGCCGCGCTCCCAAAGCTCTGCGAGGGTCGTCGCGGTTCGGAGCTCCCAGGACAACGCTTGCTGACGGCGAGCGATATCGAGGGATTGGCGAAGAAGGGATTCGGCTTCCTCCGCGCGATCCAGGATGCGGGTCGCGCGGATTCGAAGCAATTCGGCCGTACACCAGGTTTCGCCACCTTTTGCGGTGCGCGCCAAGGCGGCTTCACTGGCGCGTGGCCCATCGATGGTGGCCATGATGTCGGCGAGGTACGGATCCGCCGCGATCAATTCGCGGCATGCGTCGAAATGACCCTCCAAGTTGGCATGGTAGGTTCGGGCGAACGCATGGCATCGGACGAGGTAATGCTCCAACGAGCTCGTGAGAAGCATCTCCGTGTATTCTTTTGCCGTGGACGTGGCGCCCGTCCAGAGCGCAACGGGAACGACACCGACCGTGATGATGTAACACAATGGGAGCGCCTGGCCGAAGGCCCGCGCGAGCTCGACGCCCTCGTGGGCGCAGGCCCACGCTTGCTTTGGAAAGCCCTGAAGCCAAAGGATGCGCGAGAGCGCCGCTCGAATCCCGATGCGCGAGTCGAACTGAATCCCTCGTTGTCGGGGCTTGTTCGCATGGATGGCTGCATCCTCGAGTACGCGTTCGGCATGAACGCGCGCGCCTGCCTGATCGCCAATGCCATGAAGTGCAAGCGTGGCCATGCGTCGACGGGTGAGCTCGACCCCGGGGCGATCGACGTTCGAGGCAAGCACGTCGAATTGTTTCGAAATCGCCAGGGCCTCTTCGTAATCGCCATTGTGGCCAAAGGCCACGAGCAACCCCCAAAGCGCGCGGAGCTGCGCGTCGACGAGCGATGCGCCTTTCGCGATTTCGAGCGCCTCTCGGAAGGCGCCGACCACGGTCTCGATGCGCTCCCCGGTCTGCCACATCGCGTGCCCGAATACGTCCCTGAAGCGGCACGACATGGCCGGATCGGCAATGGGCATCGTGGCGAGCAGCGCGACGGCGGCCTTCATCCGGTGCGCGTATTCGTCGAACAACGATAGGGCGAACCAGAGCAATACGGAATTCGCGAGGAGCTGCGCGCCCAAAACATGATCGCCCGATCCGGACATGGCCCAATCGAGTGCATCGCGCAAATCGTCAATCAAATGGCGATGGCGCTCGGTCCACCGTCTCGTGTCCGTGATCTCGTAATCGATCTCGGCGTCCCGGAGTGCGGCGAGGACGTATGCCGCGTGACGTTGGGAGACGTCGTGCGATTCGCTTTCCGTCAGCTTTTGCATCCCGAAGGCGCGCGTCGTATCCAACAAGCGATACAAGGGCGTTTCGCCACCGATGTCGGCCGTCACCAGCGACTTGGCAAAAAGGTTGGACAGGTGCGTCAATGCGGCCGATCGCGTCCATGACGTGCCCGCCACGGCGACCGCGGCATCGGCGGTGAACGCCCCGCGAAAGGCAGAAAGTTGCCGCAGCATCTCTTGCTCTTCGGGCGGAAGGAGCTGGTAGCTCCAATCCAGCGTCGCCGCGAGCGTCTTGTGCCTCGGAAGCGCCGTCCGGCGTCCCTGCGTCAGCACACCGAATCGGTCATCGAGGCGGGCGGCAATCTCCCGAACGCCGAGCTCCCCCACGCGCGCCGCGGCAAATTCGATGGCCAGCGGCATTCCATCCAGCCGGCGGCAAATGGCGGCCACGGTGGCCGCATCGGCATCGTTCAGTTCGAATTGATCCGTGCTCGCCTGCGCGGTTCGAACGAAAAGATTTATCGCGGGGTAGGCAAGGGCGTCGGCGGCCTTCAGTCCGTCGGTCCAAGAAGGGTGCGATAGGGACGGAAGGTGATGCGCCCATTCCCCAGCGGCCCGCAGAACTTCGCGGCTGGTGGCGAGGATGCGTAGCTCGGGAAGCCGCGAAAGGAGCGCCTCCACCAGGGTTGCGACCGAATCCACGACATGCTCGCAAGTATCGAGCAAAAGAAGCACGCGCTTCTTACGCAAATGAGAGAGCAGACCGGCGAGAGGCTCGTCGGGAAGAACGCCGATTCCCAGTGCTGACGCCACCGCGCTCGTGACCAGGTTCGGGTCGGAGAGAGACGCGAGATCGATGAAGCACACGCCGTCCGGAAAATGCCCCAAGCATCGTCGCGCCACCGCGATGGCCACGGTGGTTTTGCCGACCCCGCCTGGCCCGGCGATGGTGATCAGGCGATGCTCGGCCAGCGAATTCGTGAGGAGCGTGATGGCTTCTGCACGTCCCACCGGTGTTGCGAGCAACGCCGGTAAATTGTGCAGGGCGGGAATGGCGTGCTCACCCGATGGCGGGCCGCCGGCTTCGTTCGCAGCGGGCGACTCCGGTGCATCGGATGCATCGACGGATGCGACAGAAGCGACGGGCAGCGCGAAACGGTAACCTCGAGGCACCGTTTCGATGGCGCGCTGCCCCTGCTCTCCGCGAGCGAGCACCTTGCGAAGGGCCCCGACTTGCACGCGCAGGTTCGTCTCTTCGACGACAACGTCGGGCCATACGAGTCCGACCAGTTCGTCGGTGGTGACGACGGTGCCCGCGCGCTCGACCAAGATGCGAAGGATGTCGAAAGCGCGCGTGCCGAGCCGAACGGGCTCATCGCCCAAGAGCAAGGTGCGGGATTCGCCCGCAAGGCGAAACTCGCCGAAGGCATAGTCCGCGGCGCTCAATTCTTTTGCTCCGGCCGCCACCCATTCGTCGCGCGATGACCCCTCACGCGGGGGATTCTAGGGCCTCGGCCGCAGAGAGTCGATCGTTGCGTGATATCGCTCCGAGGATCGCACGCCGGAACCCATTCATCGACCGTGCGCGGCAGTGGTAGTGTCGTGCCAATGATTCGCTCGCATCGGGTTCGTGCCAATGGGCTTGTCCACCACGTCATCGAGTGGAATCCGCACGAAGATGGGCGACGCTCGAATGTGCCGACCATCGTCCTTCTTCACGGCTTCATGGACGCGGCGCGCTCCTGGGACCTGGTGGTGCCGCATCTCCTGCAAGGCGGACTGCGCGTGATCGCTCCCGACCTACGCGGTTTCGGCGACACCGAGCGCGTGCCCCAAGGAGGCTATTATCACTTTTCCGATTATGTCGCGGATGTGGCGGGCATCGTGGACGAGCTCTGTGGCGATGCAACGTTTCATTTGGTCGGTCACTCCATGGGCGGGACGGTGGCGACGCTCTATGCAGGTGCGCGACCCGAGCGGGTGAGTCGCCTTGCGCTGCTCGAAGGGCTCGGCGTTTCCGACAATCCACCGTCGGCGGCTCCGCTTCGGATGCGCCGCTGGCTCGAGGATCTCGAGCAGCATCGTCTTCGCGGTGGCGGTCGTGGTCCGCGCACGATGGAGCATGCCCTTGCAGCCCTGAAGGTCAATCACCCCACGATTCCCGAGGAAATTCTGGAAACGCGCTTGCCGCACTTGATCGACCGCGCGCCGGATGGGTCGCTCTTCTGGCGGTTCGATCCCCTCCATCGCACAATGGCTCCGACCCCCTTTCGGGCCGACGCCCATGTCGAGTTCGCCGCGCGCATCACGTGTCCCGTTCTCATCGTCGGCGGCGGCCCACGTGGCTACCACCTCCCCGACGAAGAAGCGCGCATCGCCCGCTTCCCCCACGTCATGCGCGCCGAAATCGAGGACGCAGGTCACATGATGCACTGGACCCGCCCCCTCCAGGTCGCCGAGGCCTTGCTCGGCTTTCTCTGAGCCGGGCGCGTAATGTAGAATCGAGAATATCGATGAATCGAAATATTCGTTCGGCGACGAACGAAGTTGGTGGGCAAGGACCCGCGCCGAGACCAAGGTGGAGGGCGAGTCAAGTGCCTTCAAGTGGACACCGGTGTGTTGCGGGGACTCGATGCGCCCATGGCACGGATGAACGATGGCCTTTCAGAAGTGAGAGCTTCGATGGCGTGCACATCGAGAAATCGTCCCTGAAATTCGATGATGAGTGGTTGGCATCATCTTGGCATTAGCGTGGACCCGGCATCACGCGGATGGCTCTCTCCCCCCCGGGCCTCTCGTGATGCCGTTTTTCATTTCGCTCGTGCCCCGCGATTAGCGGATGGCCGGGATCTCTTTGGTGAGGCAGTGAATCGAGCCCCCAGAGTGGATGGTCGATTCGCTGTTGATTCCGACGACCCGATAGCCGGGCATCGCGGATTCGTACGCGCGGCGCGCTTCTTCGTTCTTTTCGGCATCGTCGTAGAAGGGGACGATGACCGAATCATTCACGATGAGCGAGTTCGTATACGTGTACCAAGTGCCTTCGCTCACCCAACCTTTGACACGTGTGACCTCGTACTGGCCGCGCCCGCAGGCGAGGTTGCGGAAATAGGTGGCGGCTTTGTCGGTGGTGGACTTGAACGGCTCGTCCGAGGTCTGGGCGACGATGACTTTGCACTCGCCAACGAGCTTGGCGAACATATCGATGTGACCCGTGCCATCGGCCGGCTCTCCATCCGGGTTTGCCGCGTAATCCAGAGCATGAACCTTTCGTGCGCCGACGTACCGTTTGAGGGCCTCGTCGACGGCTTCCCGACTCAAACGGGAGTTCCACTCGTAAACGACATTGGTCAAAAAGACATTTCCACGCCCATCGGTCATGTAATTCCCGCCGTCGAGCACGAGGCTCGTCGTGTAACACCGGGCGTCCAGGGTATTGGCGACCTTGCACGGCATCGCATCGTCGGCGGGCCGGGTTGCATAGCCGGCGTATCGGGTATCGACGATGCCCAGCATGTGGGTCGAGTCGTCAATCCCGACCGGGCCGTAATCGCGCGACCAGGCAGTGTTGGACGTGTAACCGAGCCTTCGGTACCGATTCGCCGGCACGCCGGGGATCGACGCGGGCCCGGAGACCGTCAGGACTTGCGCCCCCGCGGCGGCGCTCGCGACGGCGACTTGGCCGAGCACCTCGGTGTAGTCCCGCCACGTGATGAGCACCGCGTCGACGGGCTCGTACTCGGCCGGCACGCGGTACCCCGCCGGCGGGGCCGAGCCGGTTGGCTCGTCGTCATTGAATGAGAGCGAGCGCTGCATCGCCCGCTCTTCTTTGGTGATCCAAACGGGCAGCGGGCCGCCACTCGTTACGTGGTTCGCGCCGTCGGTATTTCCGACGTTCGCGCCGGCTTGCTCGGCTTGCGAGGAACAACCAAAGAGTGATGCCGCCAGCACGAAATGAGGCACTATACGAAATAGTCGTCGTTGCATCGATGTTCTTTCGGTGTTGGAGTGTCCTGCTTACGTCACGTCTTCGATTCATCGACGACGGCAGAGTGGCGATCGGCTCGAAAATGGATAACGCGTTGCCGGCTCGTTGGCCGCGTCCATCCGTGCTTGATCGAAGCCGTCGCAGAGCATCGCGTCGAATAGATCGGCCATCGTTTGGGCCGGATTGGGAAGGACTTGGGGCGGCGATGTCGCCTGGCACGCGTTGCTTTCGTCATCATTCCATTGGTGAGCGAAGTAAGCGCGTTCGTACCCTCTACGTCCGCCGGGCAGCGCCACGGTTTTCGTCATGCGCGGACTGGCCAGCGCCGTCAGAATCGGCCCCGGATCGGCCGATCCTCGACTGAGCTTCAACAACGTGGCCGTGACTTCGGATTCCGTCATTCTCTGCAGCAAACCGGGAGTGCCCGACGGCGATACGTCCTTTTCCGCGGGCGTCGGTCGTGGCCATGGTTCGCCGTTGACGGTGTATTCGTCGTAAGCGCAAGTCAGGTTTCCTGCCCTAGCGAAGTCGGTATAGACAGAAGAGTTCAGCGCGTACATGGCAAACCACGACGCGAAGCCCTCCGACCACGCCTGGCCAGGGTACAAGGGACACGAAGGATCGTGCGTGCCGCCTTCGGGAATCGGCTTGCCGTACGCGGCCATCACGTAATGTCCAAATTCGTGCTGAACCACCGAGTCGGAGAAGTACATTTCGTCGTCGGTCGCCGAAAACAGCAAATCGTGGCGGAATCGGGTTGCAAAGAGCAGCCTTTTCTCATCCTGCTGACATGCGCCGCAATCCCACTCGACGGAATCGCCCATCCAGATCACCAGGGGCGCACCGCCCTTGCCGTAACGGCGTTTCAGATCGCGATAGCTCGACCCAATTTGGTCGAACACGTTGGCGATGCCACCAGCGTGACGCATGTCCGAGAGTGCCAGTGGTATCTGCAGATCGACGTCACCTGGAGGTAGATCCGCGGCCGTCCAATCCCATGACCACACCTGCGGCGTTTGCGTCCCATCGCGGTACACATCCAACGCATCGAGTTTTTGCTTCCCTGCGGGCAATCCCGGGTCGGCCACCAAATAGGCAATCCCGCCCGCACCGTCTCCCGCGACCGTCGCCAGCCTCAGAACGTCGCCCGCCTCGAAGGTCGTTGGCACGTCGATGCTGAATGATCCATCGTCCACCGATGTCGTCGCGGCGGAGATCACGTCCGTGCCCCGCTGGAACGTGACCAAGAATCCCCGCGCGGGGGCTTCGATGGGGGTGGCCTCGATGGCCGTTCGGCTGGCGTTCTCTCTGCGACGCTGGAACGTGGCGCGGCCACTCCTGGTGGTCAATGCGATTCCAGGGCGCCGGCATGTCGAAGTTATGGGGGTGCTCACGCATGTCGTGCTGCAAGGACTATCGACCCACGCCCCGTCTTTGCAGGTGCGTAGCGTGTTCGTTCCCGCGCACGCGGTGTCGCCGGTTCGACAACCGACTTTGAGCACGCAATTGGCTACATCCTTGTCGTCGATGTGGCACTCTTCTTCATCCGAGCATGTGGCG
It includes:
- a CDS encoding helix-turn-helix transcriptional regulator, translating into MSAADYAFGEFRLAGESRTLLLGDEPVRLGTRAFDILRILVERAGTVVTTDELVGLVWPDVVVEETNLRVQVGALRKVLARGEQGQRAIETVPRGYRFALPVASVASVDASDAPESPAANEAGGPPSGEHAIPALHNLPALLATPVGRAEAITLLTNSLAEHRLITIAGPGGVGKTTVAIAVARRCLGHFPDGVCFIDLASLSDPNLVTSAVASALGIGVLPDEPLAGLLSHLRKKRVLLLLDTCEHVVDSVATLVEALLSRLPELRILATSREVLRAAGEWAHHLPSLSHPSWTDGLKAADALAYPAINLFVRTAQASTDQFELNDADAATVAAICRRLDGMPLAIEFAAARVGELGVREIAARLDDRFGVLTQGRRTALPRHKTLAATLDWSYQLLPPEEQEMLRQLSAFRGAFTADAAVAVAGTSWTRSAALTHLSNLFAKSLVTADIGGETPLYRLLDTTRAFGMQKLTESESHDVSQRHAAYVLAALRDAEIDYEITDTRRWTERHRHLIDDLRDALDWAMSGSGDHVLGAQLLANSVLLWFALSLFDEYAHRMKAAVALLATMPIADPAMSCRFRDVFGHAMWQTGERIETVVGAFREALEIAKGASLVDAQLRALWGLLVAFGHNGDYEEALAISKQFDVLASNVDRPGVELTRRRMATLALHGIGDQAGARVHAERVLEDAAIHANKPRQRGIQFDSRIGIRAALSRILWLQGFPKQAWACAHEGVELARAFGQALPLCYIITVGVVPVALWTGATSTAKEYTEMLLTSSLEHYLVRCHAFARTYHANLEGHFDACRELIAADPYLADIMATIDGPRASEAALARTAKGGETWCTAELLRIRATRILDRAEEAESLLRQSLDIARRQQALSWELRTATTLAELWERGNRHTEAHDLLAAVYDRFTEGFDTQDLKRANAILRPKRY
- a CDS encoding alpha/beta hydrolase, yielding MIRSHRVRANGLVHHVIEWNPHEDGRRSNVPTIVLLHGFMDAARSWDLVVPHLLQGGLRVIAPDLRGFGDTERVPQGGYYHFSDYVADVAGIVDELCGDATFHLVGHSMGGTVATLYAGARPERVSRLALLEGLGVSDNPPSAAPLRMRRWLEDLEQHRLRGGGRGPRTMEHALAALKVNHPTIPEEILETRLPHLIDRAPDGSLFWRFDPLHRTMAPTPFRADAHVEFAARITCPVLIVGGGPRGYHLPDEEARIARFPHVMRAEIEDAGHMMHWTRPLQVAEALLGFL
- a CDS encoding agmatine deiminase family protein: MLAASLFGCSSQAEQAGANVGNTDGANHVTSGGPLPVWITKEERAMQRSLSFNDDEPTGSAPPAGYRVPAEYEPVDAVLITWRDYTEVLGQVAVASAAAGAQVLTVSGPASIPGVPANRYRRLGYTSNTAWSRDYGPVGIDDSTHMLGIVDTRYAGYATRPADDAMPCKVANTLDARCYTTSLVLDGGNYMTDGRGNVFLTNVVYEWNSRLSREAVDEALKRYVGARKVHALDYAANPDGEPADGTGHIDMFAKLVGECKVIVAQTSDEPFKSTTDKAATYFRNLACGRGQYEVTRVKGWVSEGTWYTYTNSLIVNDSVIVPFYDDAEKNEEARRAYESAMPGYRVVGINSESTIHSGGSIHCLTKEIPAIR